The window AGACGAGTCCAATGTGTAACTGACGCGCATAGTCGTTGAGTCGGCCAAAGCTGTCCTTGTAATGCTGGTATGCCCGTCGTCAACGTCAGACAACAGCGATGATGGCAGTTTGCTTGTGGATTTCTGGAATGTCAAGGTGGCGTGCGTGTTCTTTCCCGCAAGCCTCCTCTTTTCAACCCTCAAAATTGATAAAGCAGGGTAGTCCGACGCCTATCGGCAATAAGGTGGGCTAACATGCGAGGTAGTAGGTAAAGTTGATTTGAGCACCCGCGAGGGGCGGTTCTGTGGCCGATTATGACGAAGCATGCTAATCAAAGGACAAGCGTCTCTACCCTCCTGGGGGCAGCGGTGGTGGACGCCAATGGGAACGCCTTCGGCCATATTCGCGAGTTCGCGGTGTCTCCGTCCATTGCCCCTGCGTACATTCACGGCGTGGTCCTGAAGGGAGCCTCGGCCAAACGCGGCGACCGCCCTTCTTTGGTCCTGATTACCGATCTGCAGCTTACTTCCAGCGGTGCCATGCAGCTGCGCGAGTCGGCTCAACCTGTTGCTCTTCCGAACGATGACAGCTATCTGCTGCTGGAGCGGGACTTGCTCGACCAGCAGATCATCGATGTCGATGGACACAAGGTGGTCCGCGTCAATGACGTGGACCTGGTCTGGGAGAATTGCCAGGAAGACGGACCTGATCTTTCACTTCGCATCGCTGAGGTGGAAGTGGGTCTACGTGGAGCCGTACGACGTCTTCTGAAGGGCTTGCCGTCAACCTCAGTCGACCGTATCGCCTGCCGCTTCAGCGCCAGTGTCATTCCATGGGATTTTGTGGACCTGATCGACCGTGACCCGGCCCGGCGCGTCAAACTCAAGATCGAACAGGATCGCCTCTCGAAGATGCACCCCTCCGATATCGCCGACATCCTTGAGGAGCTGGCGCCCGCGGAGCGCCACGCGCTTTTCATCTCGCTCGATGAGGAGGTCGCTGCCGAGGCGCTCGAAGAGGTAAAGCCGAAGATGCAGCAGGCACTCATTGAATCGCTCGATTCGGAGCAGATTGCCGGCATCGTCGAAGAGATGGACCCGGGCGCCGCAGCGGACCTACTCTCCGAGCTCACGGACGAGCGCTCCGAGGCCATCCTGGAAGAGATGGACCCCGAAGAGCGGCAAGAGGTCGAGGATCTCCTCGAATTCTCTGGCGACTCCGCCGCAGGCCGTATGACGACCGAGTACGTCGCCCTTCCTGCCGATGCTTTTGTTGATCAGGCTATAACGGCGTTGCGCGACTTCGAAGGCGATATCGAGACCATCACCGACGTCTACCTGCTCGACGAAGAGGAGAAGATTATTGCGCTGATCCCACTGGTGCAGTTACTCCTCGCGAGTCCGGGTACACCGCTGGCTGAGCTGCCGAGGGGCCACATCGTCACTTGTAACGTTGACGCGAACGGACGCAAAGTCGCCGAGCTCTTCGACAAATACAACCTGCGTTCGCTACCCGTGATCGATCATGACAAGCATCTGGCCGGCGTCATCCACGCCGAACAGGTCATCGCTCTTCTTCGGAAAAACCACTAGCGTGAAGCTTAAATGCACGGAACGAAACGTAGAAACTATAAAGGAAACGTAGTACCGCATGAAGATTCTGTACGCTACCGGCCTCTCACCGAACGATACCTCCCTTTATCGCCTTTGGGCGCTGGAGCGCCTGGGACATCACGTCATCCCGTTCAACGCCTTCGACTACGAATCTCGCAATCCCCTAATCCGTAAGATCGCTCATCGACTTGCCGCTGGTCGAGGGGTCGATAACCTCAACCGTGACCTCCTCAAAGTTGCGAAAGCCGAAAAGCCGGATCTCTTATGGACGGATAAACTGCTGTGGATGCGTCCGAAGACCCTCGATCGTATGCGTGCTCTTGGCATCGCGACGGTCAGTTACATGATCGACAATCCCTTCGGCACCCGCCAGGACCCAGGGTGGCGTCTCTACATGAAGGGCATCCCCCACTATGACCTTCACGTGGTCCAGCGCGACAAAAACATTCTCGACTACCGCGAACGTGGGGCCCGCGACGTCATTAAGATTCAGACGGCTTACGAGCCCACTTTGCAGTTTCCGCCGCCGGATGGCTGGTCCGATGTCGACTGCAATCGCGACTTGTCTTTTATCGGAACCCCCTATGACGATCGTGCCCAGACCCTCACTCGGTTATGGCGCGAGTGCGGCTTTCCCGTTGTGATCTCCGGTAGTCCGCGACAGTGGAAACGCGCGATGGAGCCAGATGCTTTCAAAGCCATCTTTTCCGGCGGGGAACTCTTCCGCGACGAATATCGCGAAGGCATCTGGAGATCCAAGATAAATCTGAGCTTTATCACTCACTCCAACTGCGACGAATTTGTGCACAAAAGCTTCGAAATAGCGGGTTGCGGTGGCTTCCTTATGGCCGAGCGTTCCGACGGCCATATGCAGCGATTTAAAGAAGACGAAGAGGCTGTCTTTTTCTCGTCTTTCGATGAGCTAGCTCAGAAGGTTCGCCGCTATCTGCCGGATGAGGCTGCACGCCGACGCATCGCTGAGGCGGGCTGCCGTCGAGCCGCTCGCGACGGCTATCACAACGACAGGCAGGTGCAGCTCATAGTCGAGCGCGCGGAGTTGATACTTTCAAAGTTCGAAAAATCCCGTCCGTCCGTGACGACGGTGCACGCAGGCAGTCGGTGATTCAAGACCTTCTGCACGATAGCTACCCTACGGGATTTGTTGCAGACATCTGCATCGTCGGCTCAGGAGCCGTTGGTATTACTCTCGCCGTGGAGTCAGCCCGACGAGGTAAAAAAGTTTTGCTCCTCGAGGGCGGAGGGGGGCATCGCGAAGAATCCTCGCAACATATCTACGATAGCGAGATCGTCGGCCTTCCTCACCGAGGCATTCATACAGGAAGAATCCGTGTCAAGGGAGGCACCACTGTTCGTTGGGGAGGCCAGATCCTTGAACTTGATGCTCTCGACTTCACTCCACGTCCAGGCATCCCTGAGAGCGGCTGGCCGTTCCCGAAATCTACGCTGACACCCTTCTACGAGCGCGCTCTCACGCTTGAAGGCCTTGCCAAAGTCGAACGAACTGACGCCGCAGTCTGGCATGACCTCGGCTTGGTCTTTACGCAGTTTGACGAGCTCGAGGCCTATCTCTCGCGTTGGTGCCCCGAGCCGAACTTCGCCCGCCTGCACCATAAAACACTTGCCGAACATCCGAATCTTCAACTCTGGCTCCACGCGAGTGTAGTCGAGTTGATGAGCGAAGAAGAGACTGTTACAGGAGTACGCTGCCGCACACTCACAGGAATCGAGCACATCTTTCGTGCTCGTCACTATGTGTTTGCGTTGGGCGGAATTGAAAGTGCACGATTCTTTCTTCAGCCGCGGGACGGAGGCCATCCCTGGAATCGCTCCGGGCTCGTCGGAAAACACTTTCAGGATCACATCGACTGCAACGCTGCCGCTGTCGAGCCGCTCGATCATACGGTCTTCCACGACACGTTCGACCCCATCGTTGCCCACGGCTTCAAATACCTACCCAAGCTTCGTCTCCTCCCGCACGAGCAGACTGCACGAGGCACCCTCAATATCGGTTCAACCATGGCTTTTGAGGACACAGGAAAGGCTCGGGGACAAGCCAAATCGACCATTCGCAATCTTATGCGTGGTCGCTTCAGCGACATAACCCGCGAGAACCTTAGGCACACAACCAAACACCTGCCAATGCTTGCCCGCCAAGCCTGGCGCTACAAGATGAAGAGTCGTGCCTACAGTCCCCCGGAGGTTCGCATCTTCCTCCGTGTTCACTGTGAGCAGGAGCCTACGTCGTGCAGCAGCATCACGCTGACTGACCAAAGAGACCCTCTGGGACTGTTGCGTATCCGATTCGATTGGCAGATATCGGAGAGGGAATTGGAGACCATTCGCCAATACGTTCTGGTAGCTGAGCGAGCGCTCGCAGGTGTAGCGCGCATCGTGCCCAACGAAGACCTGATGTCAGGAAGCCCGGCGTTCCTCGCCCGCTGCGACGACAGCAACCATCACATGGGCGGGATGCGTATGTCCGAGACCGATTCTGCAGGCGTTGTCGACACAAATCTTCGTCTTCATGGCATCACAAACGCCTATGTCTGCAGCTCTGCCGTGTTTCCCTGTTCCGGTTTTTCGAACCCAACTCATACTCTTCTTGCCCTCGCCCTTCGGCTCAGCGATCACCTTAGTTAGTCTCAACACCGAACATGTCTGGAGCGTAGATGGAGCAGATCGTACTCGGAGATACAGGCCGCAACACCACAAGGCTTGGCTTTGGATGTTCCAGCCTAATGGGAGCCGCCAGTCGCCGTGCCTCGCTTGCTGTTCTGGAGTCTGCCTATGATGCCGGAATCCGCCACTTTGACGTCGCCCCCATGTACGGCTATGGAGAGGCAGAAGGCTGTTTGGGGGAGTTCCTGCAGCGTCACCGTGGCGAGGTAACTGTCACCACCAAGTACGGCATACCTCCTGCGAAAAGGGCATCTCTTATCTCGGTCGGCCGCCGCGTCGCTGGCCCCGTTATCAGAGCGTTTCCCGGCCTCAAACAACGGTTGGCATCCGCCGCGAACGTCGCCACTCGCAACACCGAAAAAGCCAACTTCACTCCTGAGCAAGCAAAGGCCTCGCTCGAACGCAGCCTCACGGCTCTTCGTACCGATCACATCGATGTGTGGCTCCTCCACGAAGCTTCATCTGCTGATCTGCGTGATGACGCGCTCCTTAGCTTTCTTGAAGAAGAAGTAAAAAGAGGAACCATAGGCACATTCGGTATCGGAAGTGAAGCTTCCAAGGTTCCTGCTCTCGTCGCCGAACATCCTGAATACTGCCGCACACTGCAGTACGAGTGGTCAGTCCTCAACCCAACAATCGACCCCACGGCGCCCTCTGCGTCAACGCGGTTCCGCATCCATCATCGCGCTCTCACGGACAACTTCCGGGCTCTTCATCGTGCTCTCATCCACAACAAACAGCTCTGCAAGTCCTGGTCATCCTCGATAAACCACGATCTAAGTAACGCCGAAGTACTCGCTCGGCTTATGTTGAAGGCCTCTCTCGTCTTGAATCCCGCCAGTGTCATCCTCTTCTCCTCGAAGAACCCTCAGCACATCCAATCGAATGCAGCAGTGGCGGACGACCGATCTCTCAAGGAACCTGCCAGACAGTTACACAAGCTGATTCAGGCCGAACGCAGTCAACTGCTGGCGGACATCACAGGAACAAATTAGGCCGAATACCGCTCGATACGGATGCTTCCGGCAACGAAGGCAAAAGATGAGTTAGCCTGATAGAGGCGAGCCGACCGAGTTCTCCCAACCAGCACACAAGGATACGAAATGAGCCCCTGGCGAACCTGGAGAACCCGCCTCATCCTGATCTTTGCCGTGCTTGGCCCTGGCTTCATTACAGCCAACGTCGACAACGATGCCGGCGGCATCCTTACCTACTCGGCTGCAGGAGCGCAGTTCGGGTACACCCTGCTTTGGACGATGATTCCCATCACGATCGCCCTCATCGTCGTGCAGGAGATGTGCGCCCGCATGGGTGTCGTCACTGGCAAAGGTCTCAGCGACCTCATCCGTGAAGAGTTTGGCCTGCGCATCACCTTCGTGATCATGATTCTGCTCATCGCCGTCAACTTTACCAACGTAGTGACGGAGTTCTCGGGAATCGCCGGCAGTATGCAACTCTTCCACATCCCCAAATACGCGAGCGTCCCTGTCTGTGCCTTTATCGTATGGGTACTGGTCGTAAAGGGTGATTACAAGAGCGTCGAAAAGGTCTTTCTTGTAGCCAGCGTCTTCTACATCGCCTACATCATCACTGGTGTACTCAGCGGCCCAGACTGGCATCTCGCCCTCGTTGAGACGGTCAAACTGCCTCCGCGCAACGTCTGGTCCGACAAGGACTACGTCTACACCACAGTCGCCGTTATCGGCACCACCATCACGCCCTGGATGCAGTTTTATCTGCAGTCCTCAATTGTCGAGAAGGGGGTCAGCGTCAAGAAGTACAAAGCTTCACGCCTCGACGTGATCATAGGCTCGATCTTCACTGACATCGTTGCTTGGTTCATCGTGGTTGCTTGTGCTGCGACACTGTATACCCACGGCATCCGCCACATCACAGACCCATCCGATGCTGCTGGAGCGATGAAGCCTCTTGCCGGCCAATACGCTTTTATTCTCTTTGCGGCTGGCCTCTTCAACGCATCGCTCTTTGCCGCGTCTATTCTGCCGCTCTCAACGGCTTACACAGCCTGCGAAGGCCTCGGATTCGAGAGCGGCCTCGACAAAAGCTTTCAAGAAGCCAAGTTCTTCTATTGGCTCTATAGCCTGCTCCTGTTTGCTGGCGCGGCCGTAGTTCTGATCCCTAACTTCCCCCTGGTCAAGTTCAGCATCCTCTCGCAGGTACTCAATGGTGTGCTCCTGCCGCTTATCCTGGTCTTCATGCTGAAGCTCATCAACAAGCACGAACTGATGGGCAAATACACCAACACCCGCTGGCTGAACGCCATCGCGTGGACCACAGCGATCATCGTCACTGCGCTATCTCTGATACTGGTTTGGAATACGCTACACGGTTAGCCCCCGCAGTTCCGCGCGCGGTGCATCCTTTGAGCTAAAGCAGCTTGCCCTCAGATAAATCTCGAATGAGCCCCAGGTCTGCTGCCAGAAAATCGTATCCGGGCAACTCTGTCAGCGGAGCCCATCGCACATCGTTGAAGATTCGATTCTCCAACTGCCCGCTAAACTCCCGCACTACAAAAAACTGAAGATCGATTGCGCCGCCATTCCGGTATTTATGACGCACTCTTGCTACCCGCCGCCCAATTACAGCATTTATCCCCAATTCCTCGTTCAACTCCCGTGCCAGCGCGTCCTCAGCGGTCTCACCAGCTTCGATCTTTCCACCGGGAAACTCCCACTTCAGGCTCATCGGCTGGTCGGGTTTCCGTTGACAGATCAGCACTTCCACCCGGGCGACGCCATCTTTGCCTATAGCCTCGCGCAAAATAAGCGCAGCAACCACCAACCTAAGAGGCTTCTGCACGGCCGGCTCAAAACGTTCGTCGAGTTTGCGAATGGGCTCTCTCACCTGTTCTACAGATTAGACGACATTGCAGCCCAAAAGCTTCTATTCACTTTACTTAGACAGGCTTTACCGACGCTGGATAGTAAACCGGCCAGCCCTCTTGCGCACTTCGCTCCGCCAATGCAGATGTAGGGTTTACCGGGAATGCTCGCCGCGCAATCTCGAGCATTGCCGCATCGTGGATTGAATTTCCGAATACTGCATCGGGTGTTGTTACCCCCTCCCGCGCCAGTGCTGCCACTTTGCCGGCGTCGGTCGGGACGTCCCGGATCACATCTGTCACCACGCCATCTTTCACCTGCACAGAGGCTGCCAGAACGCGCTCCGGCGGAATCCCAAACCGCTTCACACCCTCTTCAATAACCCAGTTGTTGGTAGAACTCACAGCCCAGATGTCCACGCCTTTTCTGCGAAGCTCGTCCACCAGTTCCTTCATCTCGGGAAAGATATTTGGCTCAACCTGGTTCGCAAAGAAAGTCTTTGCTGCACGGCGCATCTCATCCTCGCGAAGACGCTGATACATCTGCACCATCTCGCCGCAGATCGCGACTTCGGACACTTCGCCCTTCAAATATCCGCGATACCGCGCATCGATCCAGTCGGTTGCCTCACGCGAGACCAGACCAGTCTCGACGGTCCATCGCATAAATCCAGAGCCGGCGTCACCCGACCACAATGTCCCGTCGCAGTCGAATACGGCCACTGACGGCGACAAAGAATAGACCGCCGAATGAAACTCCGCGGTGCTCAAACGAACCACTGAAACAAGATTGTTCACCATCAGGACTCTACTTTTCTGCGGTCTTCCGCACGCTAAACGATAAAGTGACGTTCAGTTCGATGTTGGCTTGATTCTACTACTCGTCTACATCAGAAGACGTAACAGTGCGCCGATGCAAGTTCGTTAAATTCCCTTGAAAATCAGCTGATCGGGGTCATCTTGCTAAATCGGTGGCAGCCCCTCGACCACCGATACGCCGTCAGGAGGAACAAACGCGAAGTCTGTATCCTTCACCGGCACATTCTCCTGCATCTGTGAGAACGAAAACTCCGTGACGGCCCCATCCGTTTCTTCCAGCCGCATCTGTTCGATTGCACCTGCTGCAGTAACGCCGAGCGACAGCGATTTCACCCTCTGTGCCATACCCTTGGGTACGCCCGAGATTTGAAACCCTGTTCCGTTCGCGACAACGGTGAGATTGTCGAGTTCCTTCTTCAACTGAGTGTGCCCCAACAGAAAACGCAGCGGGGAACGCAGATCGTCCAACTGCTTTGCCGGTACCCGTGTAGCCTGCGTATCCCCCGGCGTGTAAAACCAGGCAAACTTTCCATCCAGCACAAATACCTTGCCGACGGGCGCAGCGTAGCTCCACCGCATCCTCCCGGGCTTTTTCAGCAGCAGCGTGCCTTCCTCCGCCCGGTCCATCCCCATCCCGGCGTAGTGTTCCGTGTAGTGAGCGCGCAGGGAGTTCAGATGGTTGTAGTGATCGTCGACCTTTCGCATCAAGGCGTCGTTATCTTGCGCCAGAGCAACAGGCGAACAGCAAATTGAGACGAATAGGGCTACTTTCGCCAGCATTACTGAATCGGCTGTGTACAGTTGGTTCCACCCGCCGGGTCATAGCGAATGGTATTGTTTTCGTCCGTGCAGAAGCCGCGGTCGCCTGTCTTTCCAACCGCATTCGGCACCGCCGTGATCTCATAGGACGTATACATGTCCTGATTGTTCACTGTGACCTTGGTGCAGTTAGTGATCGCGAAGGTATAGCCTGCTTTTTGCCCCGTCGACAGATCTGGAGTAATGAGTTGAGCCCCCTGTGCAGAAGGCGCCCCTGACTTGGGGTCTCCACCCAGCGTTGGCAGCGAACACGAGAACCCGTTTGCCGGGAATGCCGAGTTGTACTGAAGCTCTGCCTGGCCAATCGTTCGAAGTGACTGGATAGCCGACGTCTCATTCGCCTGTTTCCGTAGCTTCAAGAGCTGCGGCACAGCCAGCGTCA is drawn from Edaphobacter lichenicola and contains these coding sequences:
- a CDS encoding magnesium transporter MgtE N-terminal domain-containing protein, with translation MTKHANQRTSVSTLLGAAVVDANGNAFGHIREFAVSPSIAPAYIHGVVLKGASAKRGDRPSLVLITDLQLTSSGAMQLRESAQPVALPNDDSYLLLERDLLDQQIIDVDGHKVVRVNDVDLVWENCQEDGPDLSLRIAEVEVGLRGAVRRLLKGLPSTSVDRIACRFSASVIPWDFVDLIDRDPARRVKLKIEQDRLSKMHPSDIADILEELAPAERHALFISLDEEVAAEALEEVKPKMQQALIESLDSEQIAGIVEEMDPGAAADLLSELTDERSEAILEEMDPEERQEVEDLLEFSGDSAAGRMTTEYVALPADAFVDQAITALRDFEGDIETITDVYLLDEEEKIIALIPLVQLLLASPGTPLAELPRGHIVTCNVDANGRKVAELFDKYNLRSLPVIDHDKHLAGVIHAEQVIALLRKNH
- a CDS encoding CgeB family protein — protein: MKILYATGLSPNDTSLYRLWALERLGHHVIPFNAFDYESRNPLIRKIAHRLAAGRGVDNLNRDLLKVAKAEKPDLLWTDKLLWMRPKTLDRMRALGIATVSYMIDNPFGTRQDPGWRLYMKGIPHYDLHVVQRDKNILDYRERGARDVIKIQTAYEPTLQFPPPDGWSDVDCNRDLSFIGTPYDDRAQTLTRLWRECGFPVVISGSPRQWKRAMEPDAFKAIFSGGELFRDEYREGIWRSKINLSFITHSNCDEFVHKSFEIAGCGGFLMAERSDGHMQRFKEDEEAVFFSSFDELAQKVRRYLPDEAARRRIAEAGCRRAARDGYHNDRQVQLIVERAELILSKFEKSRPSVTTVHAGSR
- a CDS encoding GMC oxidoreductase, whose product is MIQDLLHDSYPTGFVADICIVGSGAVGITLAVESARRGKKVLLLEGGGGHREESSQHIYDSEIVGLPHRGIHTGRIRVKGGTTVRWGGQILELDALDFTPRPGIPESGWPFPKSTLTPFYERALTLEGLAKVERTDAAVWHDLGLVFTQFDELEAYLSRWCPEPNFARLHHKTLAEHPNLQLWLHASVVELMSEEETVTGVRCRTLTGIEHIFRARHYVFALGGIESARFFLQPRDGGHPWNRSGLVGKHFQDHIDCNAAAVEPLDHTVFHDTFDPIVAHGFKYLPKLRLLPHEQTARGTLNIGSTMAFEDTGKARGQAKSTIRNLMRGRFSDITRENLRHTTKHLPMLARQAWRYKMKSRAYSPPEVRIFLRVHCEQEPTSCSSITLTDQRDPLGLLRIRFDWQISERELETIRQYVLVAERALAGVARIVPNEDLMSGSPAFLARCDDSNHHMGGMRMSETDSAGVVDTNLRLHGITNAYVCSSAVFPCSGFSNPTHTLLALALRLSDHLS
- a CDS encoding aldo/keto reductase; the encoded protein is MEQIVLGDTGRNTTRLGFGCSSLMGAASRRASLAVLESAYDAGIRHFDVAPMYGYGEAEGCLGEFLQRHRGEVTVTTKYGIPPAKRASLISVGRRVAGPVIRAFPGLKQRLASAANVATRNTEKANFTPEQAKASLERSLTALRTDHIDVWLLHEASSADLRDDALLSFLEEEVKRGTIGTFGIGSEASKVPALVAEHPEYCRTLQYEWSVLNPTIDPTAPSASTRFRIHHRALTDNFRALHRALIHNKQLCKSWSSSINHDLSNAEVLARLMLKASLVLNPASVILFSSKNPQHIQSNAAVADDRSLKEPARQLHKLIQAERSQLLADITGTN
- a CDS encoding Nramp family divalent metal transporter; protein product: MSPWRTWRTRLILIFAVLGPGFITANVDNDAGGILTYSAAGAQFGYTLLWTMIPITIALIVVQEMCARMGVVTGKGLSDLIREEFGLRITFVIMILLIAVNFTNVVTEFSGIAGSMQLFHIPKYASVPVCAFIVWVLVVKGDYKSVEKVFLVASVFYIAYIITGVLSGPDWHLALVETVKLPPRNVWSDKDYVYTTVAVIGTTITPWMQFYLQSSIVEKGVSVKKYKASRLDVIIGSIFTDIVAWFIVVACAATLYTHGIRHITDPSDAAGAMKPLAGQYAFILFAAGLFNASLFAASILPLSTAYTACEGLGFESGLDKSFQEAKFFYWLYSLLLFAGAAVVLIPNFPLVKFSILSQVLNGVLLPLILVFMLKLINKHELMGKYTNTRWLNAIAWTTAIIVTALSLILVWNTLHG
- a CDS encoding (deoxy)nucleoside triphosphate pyrophosphohydrolase; this encodes MREPIRKLDERFEPAVQKPLRLVVAALILREAIGKDGVARVEVLICQRKPDQPMSLKWEFPGGKIEAGETAEDALARELNEELGINAVIGRRVARVRHKYRNGGAIDLQFFVVREFSGQLENRIFNDVRWAPLTELPGYDFLAADLGLIRDLSEGKLL
- a CDS encoding HAD family hydrolase, with translation MVNNLVSVVRLSTAEFHSAVYSLSPSVAVFDCDGTLWSGDAGSGFMRWTVETGLVSREATDWIDARYRGYLKGEVSEVAICGEMVQMYQRLREDEMRRAAKTFFANQVEPNIFPEMKELVDELRRKGVDIWAVSSTNNWVIEEGVKRFGIPPERVLAASVQVKDGVVTDVIRDVPTDAGKVAALAREGVTTPDAVFGNSIHDAAMLEIARRAFPVNPTSALAERSAQEGWPVYYPASVKPV
- the lolA gene encoding outer membrane lipoprotein chaperone LolA, with the translated sequence MLAKVALFVSICCSPVALAQDNDALMRKVDDHYNHLNSLRAHYTEHYAGMGMDRAEEGTLLLKKPGRMRWSYAAPVGKVFVLDGKFAWFYTPGDTQATRVPAKQLDDLRSPLRFLLGHTQLKKELDNLTVVANGTGFQISGVPKGMAQRVKSLSLGVTAAGAIEQMRLEETDGAVTEFSFSQMQENVPVKDTDFAFVPPDGVSVVEGLPPI
- a CDS encoding type II secretion system protein, giving the protein MNTLDQLRADRETEQGFTLIELLIVMSVMLILMTLAVPQLLKLRKQANETSAIQSLRTIGQAELQYNSAFPANGFSCSLPTLGGDPKSGAPSAQGAQLITPDLSTGQKAGYTFAITNCTKVTVNNQDMYTSYEITAVPNAVGKTGDRGFCTDENNTIRYDPAGGTNCTQPIQ